The DNA region CAGAGTGCATGCATGGATATTTGATAATCTGAGTTTAAGAACTTTTAGCTATTATTTCCAAAATGTTGTTAATGGCTTATCCGATACGAAATGTTTTCTACACATTGATTATGTTGTATGGAAGCTAGTttattctcatttttaattggaGTGGACTTCAtcctgtttttaaattaattctgaTTTACAGTTCGCAGACATGTAGCATcaataaaggggggggggggggggaggggggctggCTTTTTGTTGCAACAAGTACCATTTTAAATTTACGTACATTGTAAAACATTGAATGATCATaaagttgccccccccccccccttttgggagcatgtaaaaaatagaagtaaaaataaggaaatgaattaacagtgaaattgaagtttatcatgattttgggaagtccccccccccccccccccccttttaatttttttggcttgtgaagattttttttaaggagTCTGCGCCCCTTTCAAAAATGATGCTAATGCCTAGCACATACTTCAATTATGCTTTTATAATTAAGGTAAAAAGGATGGAGATAAATGGGCTTCCTATTATCCACCATGATGGCTATGTTTGTGAATTCCCCATGAAGCATAGATTCGCCATGAGGAAATTTCATGGAGTTTTGAGATTTTTGAAGACTGACAACGTTATATCCATGAAACAAGTCCTAGAGCCGTCTGCTATAGATCCTGTTTTTCTGAAACTGGTACACACTCCTGATTATGTAGAACGCTTCCTCAGTGGAAACACGTCTGTTGAGGAACAGAGGCTTACAGGCTTTCAGTGGAGTACTGGAATTGCATCACGATGCGGGCTTGAAACAGGTTTATACAGATATCTTACCTCCTGCTAATTTAATATAagaaacatgtatatttcatacaCAGTCAGTACAAGATAAATGATCTCCCCTTGAGTTTTATGACTTCATTGGTTATAAGTGTATACCTTAATGACGTCAGTTATTGCACAACTGTATAAATAAGAATCTGCAGGGAGCATAAATTGTAGAACATTTCAAGTTGCTTTTAAATTTGGTTATTTAGGAGGGACCCTGCTGGCAGGTCAGTTAGCAATGGAGCATGGGATAGCTTGCAGCACAGGGGGAGGAACCCACCACGCCTTCCCCAGTCACGGGGCTGGGTACTGTCTTCTTAATGACCTTGCAGTAACAGCTGCAGTATTGTTCAAAGAATGCCAAGTCAAAAAGGTCCTCATCGTAGATCTGGATGTTCATCAGGTGTTTTGTGtttatgtatttgtttacaaattacatttgtttatatactaaaaataattattttcaatctTAAGTCTTCCTCAGCTCCTCTTCAATTTTCCCACTAACAAAATGGGCATATATCATTGATCACAATATGATTGGTGGTCATGTGGAGAATGAGCATTTAAGTCCATGTGGGATAAAAAGGAGGACCTCAAAGCTGAAGTGTAGTTCTTTTGCAAAATGTTGTGTTTTATCTAATAATAAGCTATCCAAATGAGGTTTCATTATTAAAATCCAGCTTATTGTGCAGTCAGcattattaaaatttacacCTTTTccaatctacatgtacatgcatgtatatgagATTACTTTTTAAGCAGACATTGTTCATTTGATCTCATTCCTTAAAAATGTAGAGTTATTGTTTTGTAACTCACTGACTGCTTACAGAGATTATTTCCTTTAATCTTCAGATATTTTACATCATAGGAATTTCTATTGTAAGGAAATTCATCTACCCCATGGGTCTAAACCGaaagagggggagggggtcctgtcctcaagcacctatGAGATTGGATGcaaatttttaagttaaaacTCTCACTTCACAGATGAGacacaatataaacaaaaaaataattttatattctctAAGCAACagtttatcaaatgaaattccATTTAATTGGATTTAAGGAAACTATACATCAATCTATAGTGCAAAAATGCCAAAGTGACACTGTCATAACTATTCTGCACATTATTCCAACTGAGTCGGGACGGGGAGGAGAAAAAGTATAATTGAAGAGAATCCCTCCCATTGCTAAACATCTTACTTTcatattaaagcaatatgagctgtattttttagaattttattttgctgcaaaaacctgctagtacgataagtctgcatataatttaaacttttatgataagaatgatttgaaaaaatcattaatttttgtcaaaggaaatatttctcttctaaggaatatatagcaaatcaatttttgtacaggacaacaataattcaattttgctccaaataaggcttctttacggccttttccacaaaaatatggctaacagaaatttaaaaaccatgatattttggtcattttagtagaaaagaacattttagttaaaaaaaaaaattaaacatgaaaaatgcagctcatattgctttaaactaTAAGGAACTTGATTGTACAACTCTGTCTCTTGTCATTCGAATTATTTTTAACAGGGTGATGGGACAGCCTGCATATTCAGCGACAACTGTGCAGTCTTCACATTTTCTATGCACTGCGAGAAAAATTATCCCCTCAAGAAGCAGATGAGTGATATGGATGTTGGTCTTGTCACTGGAATAACTGTGAGTACCACATAAATTCCATTCCATGTATCACATTCAATTTGGTAGAAACAAAATGCAATTAAAGTACAATCTTGGAGTAAAAATGCCAAGTAAGCAAATGAAACCATGCAGTCATAATTAGGGCCCTCTCTCTGTGGGCACCCTATTGTAATcagtccgtccatctgtctgtccattcGGGATCACTTGtctggagcatatcttctcttgACCCAAATTGGCTCATACTTCAATCGCAGAGTGCCTTTGGGTGAAGGGCGTGCGGTGACATGAAACCAAGTTTCTAGGTcgaaggttaaggtcatagcagaattatgtGAAAAATCCAGTCTGTATTATATATTCTCTCCCCTTGGTTCAAACTTCTCTCACAGAGTGTCTTAATGGTTTACAAGTGTGCAGTGGCCTTAAATTAAGTTTATAGGTCAAGGGTCAAGTTCATAACAGAAAACTAAACAAAGTCTTAAATCAGAACATATACACTCTCACTTTAGCCCTAACTTgctcatacttcacataaacagagcttttgGGTAGagagtgtgcagtgaccttgaatcaCGTTTTAAGGAAATACAGATTTGTTTAAAATCCAGTTGAAGTAATATACCGGTAGTCcaaacatttacattatttcCCATTGGCTTAATCTTGCTCAGATTAAACCAAAAGAATGCCTGTACATAAGGGGTGCACAaggagctcaaattaaagttcTAACTTACTGGAAAATTCCAAGTCAGAGgttaaggtcaaagcaaaaGTCCCTGAAATGCTTTTCATCCCAATGTCCATTATTAAAGCAGGGcctttgagatggttgacatcTCAAAGATGTCTTATTAGATTTTGTACATATTGTAAACCGTACTATGTGTATGTTATgaagtaaacaaaatttatagTGTATAATTAGTGTATAATTACCAGAAGttacaaaagatttttaaacaagttcaaAATTGTAAGTATGTTATAAGTATGTTTCCTGTTGTAATTACAAATTACAAGTTGTGTATACAACAATAAAATTTTTTGGTGGGGATTCATATGCCGTTGGGTATGAAGGTATTTGGtaatgcaaacatacataaccTGTTGACATGTTTACTCATATGCAGACAGATTGCTTTAGATAATGATTCAGTTTTTTTAACAGTTAcctgtatatataaaacataattaacattataatattttgtcattaCTACCTATTTGAAGCTCTtgacttttcaaaaaaaaaacaacttattttttctcaaattttgttAGCCTAATATGAGCAAAATCTTAatagtttgtttatattaactTAAAGGTCTTTACATATTTGGAGCTGTTATTGTCATGAGGGGTCTTATCAGTTATTTGAATTGGTGATATCACTTTGATTTTCAGTTCAAATTGGTGATATATAGCACCTTTTCCAGAAGATGatattacatatataatgacataaatgtaaaatgaGTGCCAAATACTTTTACCagttaatgttaaaaaaaaaatgacacattTTGCAACcataatccccccccccccccccaccaaataAAAACCCTTGATATCCTCTGTCGCAGCTTGTTGAAGAGATATTGGAAGAAATGTATGCTTGAtgtgtaaaaatgttaaaagttggATTTTTGAGTGCTTTTATACTGAATTTGTCATACATATTCTTCCTTCTTTTGGCATTAAGAATTACTGGTAAGAACAATAAAGTGCTTAGATAAAATGAATCCCATACTTaaatttctaaacacaaaaGGAATACcaaatgctttaaaaaagatacggggttttttttgcaatgGTTGCGACAAATTTTGCTTTTTGGGAAGGTTATGTGGATGGAATGTAACAGTCCCTTTAGGACCATTTTATTTGGCCTAAATTCTTTATTGACAGGACAAGGACTACTTAGCTCACCTACATTCCTACCTTCCTTGGTTGTTGGAAAGTTTCAGACCAGACATTGTCCTCTACGACGCCGGGGTGGACCCACACGAAAAAGATGAGCTGGGTAAACTTAACCTCACAGATTAATGGTAAGAGGTCTTATTTCAGTAAGTGTTTCACAGACAATGCCTTTCttatgaaataatttgaaaaatataaatttttgtccAAAAATACGtactaaaattattattttaacgAGAAATTTGAATCAAAATCTTTCCAGAATTCatagtgtgtgtgtgtacatgtatgtataaaagaactttaatttataaaagaacTTTAATTGCATGATTAGAATTAATAGCAGTAGTGTTTTGATAAGATTCATGAtaagataattacatgtattgaattaaaaaaagagagattATTTTTTAGGACTGGTTAAAGATGTTTTATAGGGATATTCACTCTGGGTTTTATTTCATACTGTGCCTGCATCAATATGGCATTAAAAACAACTCAAATTATCCATAACATCCTATTATGGTAATACCTTGTCATTCCTCATAATTCATTTGATTCTAGTTATAatattgtggtttcattaatattcgagggtattaattttcgtggataaagtgaaaatcacagtttcgaGGATTAATTCGTGGCCAGTGACCCTATCAATActaaatgttaatagaaattgcacttcaatgaacattttatttcatggattaacttaacaataaaatccccgaaaattggtattctatgaatattgatgaaaccacagtatcaaATTTTCTAGCTCCAGAATTTAGTGTATGTTTATATGAAACAGGTAATCATACATTTTCTTAGTCATAAATGAAAGCTCAATTATAAATGATGAATATCGATCTTAAGAAAGCGATTGGAATACTTGCTCTTAATTAGATACATGTTATGAATTTGtttatttgcttttaaaaaacagaaaaacaaaccGTCCCTTGGCGGGGAGTCATTTATATAGAGTAATGCTCTATTTAGTTTTACATGTGGTTATGCATTGCTGGTAGTTTAAgatatatgaaaaatttgatgattcatgtgggcTATAAGAAAGCCATCAAATTGGAAAAGAAACGggttatgaattatttttgcaatgtttactaccttcatacccacatgaatcaccaaaagaatattcatttgttttaatgaaatcatcattttcaaataaaagcaAAAACTTGTCGCCAGTCTTAAAAATCCtattttttggtatatttttttctttttgtttaggGTTATTTCAAAGAGACTTTTATGTAATCAATTTGTGCGTGTCACGTGGGATTCCAGTCGCCACGGTGATCGGAGGAGGCTACGATAAAGACATCAACATGCTTGCATTGCGTCACACGATTGTTCACAGAGCAGCTATCAAAGTAAATATCAGTGTGTTGCTTTAAGAATCCTAACATAATTTAAGACTAATTCGAGTGATGAATAGAGATATACAActatattttctacataaaaaagCCCATTTATTGCACTCGTAAATGCATAGAATTTCCTTATTATACCCCCGTTcggaaggagagggggtatactgttttaccctggtgtgtctgtctgtctgtctgtctgtctgtccgtccataacaaaaatttctgtagcatttatctcagcaactatttatcacagatgcttgaaattttaacagggtgtttgttaaggcatgccatatcgtgggatatatttttgtaccaatcggacgtcaacttcctgttaaatgacgactttgcttattttttaaccaaaattttcaaacaaattttcgtcaaagatttctcagcaactatttatcgcagatgcttgaaatttttacacaatatttgtataggcatgccatatcgtgggaggtatgtttgtaccaatcagacgtcatcttcctgttaaatgatgactttattaatttttagcaaaaattttcaaacaaattattgtcaaagaattctcagcaactgtttattgcagatgcttaaATTTTtatcagtatttgtataggcatgctatatcgtgggatgtatttttgtaccaattggacgtcaacttcctgtttaatgagtactttgtttatttttagccaaaattttcaaacaaatttccgtcaaagatttctcagcaactatttatcgctgatgcttgaaattttaacacactatttgttttggcatgccatattgtgggatgtatttttgtatcaatcggacgtcaacttcctgttaaatattgactttgtttatttttagccaaaattttcaaacaaattttcgtcaaagatttcttagcagctatttatcgcagatgcttgaaatttttacacagtgtttgtttaggcgcatgccatatcgtgggatatcttctgttaaatgagtactttgtttattttagccaaaattttcaaacaaattttcctcaaagatttctcagcagctatttattgtagatgattgaaattttaacacagaatttgtttaggcatgccatattgtgggatatatttctgtaccaatcggatgccagctttctgttaaatgtcgactttgcttattttgcatattcacatcagagcgggggtatcactagtgagcattggctcacagatatcttgtttataTAGGAAATAAGAGGATCAAGCcggtaaaaaaaatctttgagtGCTTAAATTAATTActacacatttttatttttaaataaactgaTGATTACTTGCATGGTTAGACTTAATCGTTTATTTTCCATGTAGTTTATAGAAATTACTTTGGGCTGAGAATATTACAGAACCAATGAAAAAGGtgaaaaaaggaatttaaaaaaaattatcgtgAAGTAGGCTTACAATATAGAAACATGCCcattatatacttttttctcaacaaTAAGGCTtactttcataaaaaaaaaatccggatgCAATGGATACCCTTTTTAATCCTAAAATTTCTTATATATCATGAATCAGGAACGTATACGTTCCTGATGAATGTACGTGGTTTGAATTTTGGCTCACTGAGACGAAGccgagtgggggggggggggggggggggttgttggtTGTTATGCTTTACCAGCAGCATCGGCGTCCGAACCTGGTGAAAGTTTTAGAGCAGGTCCTGTATAAAAGATATTACTTTCCAGCTTGAAGTAATTCATACCCTGTAGAATAAATTCCATGACAAGATAAAGATTAtctttacaattgtttttttttttacaatagtaACGCAGATCAGtggtaaaaagtaaaaataatgtatgTTCAGAAAATTCTGATCATTGCATTACATTGTTAATCATTTTATACGCGGATCAAGAAATCTATTCCGGGTGGAGggggtttcgaccaatcgataaacagggcgtgtcaatttcagtcctgtcactttcttatcagtttcagccgctgtagatttcgaccaatcgataaacggggcgtgtagatttcagtttggctctttctatagagctatgaataaactataagtttcctaagaaatagagggaataatacttggtagatgtaaatatttaaacaataaaatgctttctttggtgattcattcgggatatgaaggtagtgacattgcagaaaaaatacaaaatctacagcggctgaaactgataagaaagtgacaggactgaaattgacacgccctgtttatcgattggtcgaaacctacaacGACCTAAGAAATATCACGGAccgcacgaaataatcatgatattgtcagactcaaagtctcacaggagatgatttggctgtttcttttagctaacgtacttatgtacattaacagtgatttggtgaattttacttacttttcttaatcaacgcgggttatgtaaaaaattttctgcaatgatcactaccttcataacccgaatgaatcatcaaagaaagcattttattgtttatattaacatctttctttaagctaatcGATATATTGATAAGGAAAAGTAAGTaatattcactaaattactgttgatgTACTTAAGTAAGTTAGCTAAATGAAACAGCCAACTTGTGtcttgtgagactttgagtccgacatcgtcatgattatttcgtgaaGTCCGTGATTTTTTCTAGGTCGCTATAGGTTTGGACCAATTGATGAACAGGGCGTGTCGATATCtgtcctgtcattttcttgtcagtttcagccgctgttgatttcgaccaatcgataaatggggcgtgtagatttcagtctggctgtttctatagagctatgaattaactataagtttccgtaagaaatacagggaataatacttggtggatgtaaatataatgatttaGCTACCCAAGAAATACACTATTCGCCGAGCCGAAGGCTAATACgatgcatttacatgtacatgtaactttaacttttcttattaataagaTCTATTTAAATCTGTTTATTTAATTGGAAGACATATTTTACTGCGAAAGAATATTTAACAAACCAGTTATAAAAATGTACTAATATTATTAGTATTATTGTACAATTATGTATTAATACTATTATATGGATTTTTCAACAAATTCTGTGGTTGAGGAAACAAGTTTATAAACCACATTTTGTTTGGTCagttttgttgtaaaataaGTAATTTTCATTcgataaaaatttcaatttttatcctAAATTTAGTTCATAAACGCAAgattaattttgaattcaaCTTTTCAGGTATGGCAGAGTCGAATAATGGGTGGATGATTGAAGTCTTAAAAGTGAAATTTATGaatcaacacaaaatgtaaGACAGAGACTTTTATACGATTCGATTTCAACAATTATCCAGCAATGAAGTTCCTGTCGATTTTTTTTCAGCGAGTAAGCAGGATTTATACAGGATAGTTCATGGTTTGTGCTGGTAAATGACTTTTATTCAATGGATGTATGTTTTCTTTAGAACTAACAGAGTTGTATAAAGATAATAAACTGTCAAACACCATTAGataatttttctatcaaatgtcaTATTCTTTTGAACTCGGTGCGTTTTTGACtgtcgttgttgttgtttttaaacgTGCTGCCAAAGTTCAAGTGGACGCAAATCAACTTCTGCTCTCTGATTTATTGAACAGATCACAGTGATACAATTTGAATAATTCATCTAACATAGATCACTAATACAACAATATTCGATACTTTGTCTGTCTACAAAGATAGtggtttttttatattaaaacaaattgttaatcAATAATACGAAGTATGgacaacaaatgaaatacaaggatacatgtacaacaactTTAGAGAATATTTTGCAAAGCTAGTTGAATTATCGGATATTAAAggataagaattttttaaataattgtgtAGACCTGTGCATCGGAATGGTTCCAACGAGACGTACAGAAGATGTTTCAATTATGGTTTCAATCCATGCTGAACGTTGCAGAATCAACGTTGTATTGTTGCCTCAGTTTCTCACAGTACGACTTATTCCAGAATATAAGTAACAGTTTCATGTGGTATCGCGGCTCCTTTAACCTCCAGATGTAGAAGACCGGGTTCATTGCACTCTTCAAACACAGCAGCATTGAGCTGATGTTATGAATCGCCTTCCCCCATTCAGTCTCATAGTCCAGTATTGGAAAAGTGAGAGTTACGTAAAACGGCGTGGCTATACTCGAAAAGCAAGCCGTTATAACTGAAATTTTCTTGACCATTCTTACTTGTTCCTTTGTGATTCCAGAAAGGCAATGCGAGAGGtttctatcattttttaaacGTTTCATAATGCAACGTAGAACGTGTATCAACATCAGTATGCTTGATTATATAATTAACAAATGTAACACTCTGAATATTGTGTTGAGGTTCTTTATTTCcttatatacataaatgttgaCAGAtcctaaaaatttaaataaaatctatttatcacACTTGTAATAAACAATGTAAATATctgaattatacatgtactcccAATGCTCTTTATTATTCACTCATCTATAGTATTACCCTTTTCCTTtgtctaatacatgtaagtacaggTTTGTCTATTCTCATtcaaaaactttacaaaattatatatctcaatattaaatagataataaaatttttttatacacCCACAATCATTGCAATAAGcaaagaaattaacaaatacACATACCTAAGCAAGGACACACTGCGAATGTTAAATTTCTTGACACTGACACAACGTTACATTTTCTCTCTCTGCGTTTCTCTTGGACAATGAATGTGAGCTAGGCAAGAATTACCCAGAATGCTATTCTTTCTATGACATCACGAAACCAAAAACCTAAATAAAGATAATATGTTAGGCTTACTAAAAATATAAATCTGACTTAGCCTAGTGGTATAAATCACAAGCCCACACACCAAAGGCACCCGGTTCAATCTCCCAACACCACAgacactttttttttgttttttataaacgttcaataaaaatcaaaataaaataattattcaaactCCACCCTCTTACACAaaagcaaaaattaagtgcattGACTaacaatattctttttttaaatatatagataattaCAGCCATTTTTTAATGGGTTATCTTTGCTGTAGAACATAAATTACGACAACGCTGTTCcataaaaatccaaaatatcgGGCAAAGAATTACAAATCGACGCCGAGTCATGTAGTTGTAGTACTTTATATCCAGAGCAAACACAAAGCAAATATTCAGATTGTACATACTTACTGTAAGCAAAGACACATTTACGAACAGAAACAATAAATACTTCTTGAATTCACAGTTATCACCATACTCAAAAACGGAGAGAGGCAGGCACATAATGAAGCCAAGTGAAATATCGGACAGTACTAGATTTATTGAGAGAATCTTCAACTGAAAGTTTAGCTTTTCACAACGGTATAGAATAAGCATTGTCATGAAATTTTCCAGGACGATTACTCCACCAAAAGTTGCTTATAAGAAATTAAACACATGTAAGATTAGTAAAGAGCCACATTCCTTcatctgtcttttttttttttttttttttttttttttttttgtattttattttactctCAAGAAACAtagtaaataaattcaatacagttttttaaatattctttcacGCATGCTCACTCTCTCACACTCAATCTAATTGGTAGAGgctgcttaaattgaaaaaataccaaaagaattaaaccaaaaaacaaaaaaacaaaaaacaaaagaaaaacaaaaacatcataTGGTAAATATAAAGAGTAAGAATATTAGAACGGATGAAAGCACATAAATTGGTAATTAATGAACAAAGTGTTAGTTAAGCCAAATAACATGACTAAGATTGAATCATAGTGTCAAAGATAGAATACCAGGGTTGCCAGGTATTGAcaaatttttgcatttcaaaatttttacaagctatatatttttcaaccttgtatttgttaaataaataagataaaagtcCAGAAAGGCATGGCAGTTtgcctttttttaaacaagtaaacaaatattgtttcgaacataaaataattaaattaataactttGTTGTTTTTAGACATTGGAAGTTCaccaaacaaaatattaactacaTTAAAACCAAGTCTTAAGGAAGTTGCATGGTAAATATGCAATCTTAGGTTGCTCCATATTGTGGATACTTTTTCACAGTTTATGAAGACATGCTGAATTGTCTCAACTTCATGTTTACAAAATGAGCAACAGTCAGAGGACaccaccttaattttttttaagtaatgaTTCACAGGTAGAATTCTATGAAGTAATCTAAATTGTAACCATTGTAGCTGAGTGTCTTTGGTTGTTTTAAAGCATACATTAAAAGCATCATTAACACATATTTTGGCTCCATATTGAACTAACTCTGATTCCCACTTGGATATGGAAGTAGGAATTACATTACAAGAGTTTAATTGTCTATACACTACATTAGTACATTTATTATACAAcaacaaagatttataatatattGGAATGTATGGAGTAATAAACCTTTGGTATGAATTTTTTGTAAGAAAAGATTTAAGATATCTTGATATGGCACTTACTACACTGTTATACTGCATAATGCAGACATTCATATTGAATCtatgttgaaaaatatcatGTGGTAAAAGATTTCCATCCACATCAAGAAAATCACTAATTATTTTGACACCCTTTTCATACCAGCTTTTTATAAATAGTGTT from Crassostrea angulata isolate pt1a10 chromosome 7, ASM2561291v2, whole genome shotgun sequence includes:
- the LOC128192874 gene encoding LOW QUALITY PROTEIN: uncharacterized protein SYNPCC7002_A1628-like (The sequence of the model RefSeq protein was modified relative to this genomic sequence to represent the inferred CDS: inserted 1 base in 1 codon), with the translated sequence MRIYLRCYLXMFKRLPRVLACNNSCAVERRLCTANLDSFIDSKDTLSKVKRMEINGLPIIHHDGYVCEFPMKHRFAMRKFHGVLRFLKTDNVISMKQVLEPSAIDPVFLKLVHTPDYVERFLSGNTSVEEQRLTGFQWSTGIASRCGLETGGTLLAGQLAMEHGIACSTGGGTHHAFPSHGAGYCLLNDLAVTAAVLFKECQVKKVLIVDLDVHQGDGTACIFSDNCAVFTFSMHCEKNYPLKKQMSDMDVGLVTGITDKDYLAHLHSYLPWLLESFRPDIVLYDAGVDPHEKDELGKLNLTDLGLFQRDFYVINLCVSRGIPVATVIGGGYDKDINMLALRHTIVHRAAIKVWQSRIMGG